Proteins from a single region of Trichoplusia ni isolate ovarian cell line Hi5 chromosome 3, tn1, whole genome shotgun sequence:
- the LOC113491644 gene encoding uncharacterized protein LOC113491644, which produces MAFSLRKMFSNISYFSKSGDHTSPDGDITGSPQRRYVIREASENIEIHPTEPDSTSKHLASSLKLPESVKKFAAKKGSLSDTDLLTINDESKSRSRKPKSLKLDIKKASQSMTDCFTQTDRSYVENTPKHILLECKSADLFSEKFKSLNFSRSFEFDLSSDSEQELDIESLSECSDTDLSVKEEETSEIKMCRKVESSCETEIVPSVTPESFGDVELDRSEEQRMELLFNYEMRFERVELVLKKLLSEFQFHIDVCKLFNERFVVTARPGTDVASIPSKYGQVHCINNVNRDTPTEYWNIVMQKEDNYAKQKFRSVIESIQQQLLTFYKDCLEIPKPQKVKKPIKRSTTFDLHKGKRMHKSIKVSNKKRIKHFDFPDYREAFLNLFNMETDETDTKLNQSDVDKSCVCQCHLSLNQSDSGLTTKTENSNQSITSSIGNFSLDSTTLSAYSESLDMIVSYNSFDDSSLFTTLLQKPAIERITFYVQVHSIQLKPEITESFDGRNSIKFYCPACETTDNEEDGLLKHILNQKHCEKIHFLYKTAYIKKCVMAGKEIQPSTVLNPMTMYRDDNKIVCFGDAMYACSLCFENLIIGESILMAHCAEPVHLQRREKLYEIFE; this is translated from the coding sequence ATGGCGTTTTCGTTgcgaaaaatgttttctaacATATCTTATTTCTCGAAGTCAGGAGATCATACCAGTCCCGATGGAGACATTACTGGAAGTCCTCAAAGACGTTACGTTATAAGAGAAGCGTCAGAAAACATCGAAATCCATCCTACAGAGCCAGATTCAACTTCAAAACACCTagcatctagtctcaaacttcCAGAATCAGTTAAAAAATTCGCTGCGAAAAAAGGTTCACTATCAGATACCGACCTCCTTACCATCAATGATGAATCAAAAAGCCGTAGTCGCAAACCCAAGTCTTTAAAACTGGATATTAAGAAAGCTAGTCAGTCTATGACGGACTGTTTCACGCAGACAGACCGCTCCTACGTAGAAAATACACCAAAACACATTCTATTGGAGTGCAAGAGTGCGGACTTGTTTAGTGAGAAGTTTAAATCTTTGAACTTCAGTCGgtcatttgaatttgatttatcTTCGGACTCCGAACAAGAATTAGACATAGAATCGTTGTCCGAATGCTCTGATACAGACCTATCTGTGAAAGAAGAAGAGACgtcagaaataaaaatgtgtagGAAAGTGGAATCAAGCTGTGAGACTGAAATTGTTCCGTCGGTCACTCCGGAGTCCTTCGGTGATGTCGAATTAGACCGAAGTGAGGAGCAACGTATGGAGCTACTGTTCAACTATGAAATGCGATTTGAAAGAGTGGAattagttttaaagaaattgttgTCCGAATTCCAATTTCACATTGACGTTTGCAAACTGTTTAATGAGCGGTTTGTAGTCACTGCCCGGCCTGGCACCGATGTTGCTTCTATACCAAGCAAATACGGCCAAGTACATTGTATAAACAACGTTAACCGTGACACTCCAACCGAATACTGGAACATAGTAATGCAGAAAGAAGATAATTATGCTAAACAGAAGTTCCGTAGCGTTATAGAATCTATACAACAACAATTACTCACATTCTATAAAGATTGCCTTGAAATTCCTAAACCACAGAAAGTTAAAAAACCAATCAAACGTAGTACAACATTTGATTTACACAAAGGGAAACGCATGCACAAAAGTATTAAAGTCTCAAATAAGAAACGCATCAAGCACTTTGATTTTCCAGACTACCGGGAAGCGTTCCTCAATCTATTCAACATGGAAACCGATGAGACGGACACAAAACTCAACCAATCAGACGTAGACAAGTCCTGTGTATGTCAATGTCACTTGTCTCTTAACCAATCAGACAGTGGTCTGACAACGAAGACGGAAAACtccaatcaatcaataacaTCATCGATCGGTAACTTCAGTTTAGATTCCACAACGTTATCCGCATACTCTGAATCTCTAGATATGATTGTAAGCTACAATAGTTTCGACGATTCAAGCCTATTTACTACACTTCTTCAAAAGCCAGCTATTGAACGCATAACCTTCTACGTACAAGTCCACAGTATTCAACTCAAACCGGAAATAACCGAAAGCTTTGATGGTAGAAACTCAATTAAATTCTACTGCCCCGCTTGTGAGACGACAGACAACGAAGAAGATGgattattaaaacacattttgaatCAGAAGCACtgtgaaaaaatacattttctgtacAAGACTGCGTATATAAAGAAGTGTGTGATGGCTGGGAAGGAAATACAGCCCAGTACGGTCTTGAATCCGATGACAATGTATCGAGATGATaacaaaattgtttgctttgGAGACGCTATGTACGCTTGCTCACTTTGCTTTGAAAACTTGATCATCGGTGAGTCCATACTCATGGCTCACTGTGCAGAGCCAGTTCATTTGCAACGGAGAGAGAAATTGTATGAAATCTTTGAATAG
- the LOC113491643 gene encoding LOW QUALITY PROTEIN: partner of xrn-2 protein 1-like (The sequence of the model RefSeq protein was modified relative to this genomic sequence to represent the inferred CDS: inserted 1 base in 1 codon) → MKPVLDIDSLRSEHESDEQWEVRKXFMEEHKGDFEEGELITLAQLFTNIEFLGCRYPPATMQRIAKLSEKVSAKYRESRKNKLKRTFVQASDAAEQKAKRSFTK, encoded by the exons atgAAACCTGTACTTGATATCGATTCGTTAAGATCAGAACACGAGTCTGACGAGCAATGGGAAGTGAGGA ACTTCATGGAGGAACACAAAGGGGACTTTGAAGAAGGCGAACTAATTACATTGGCGCAGTTGTTTACAAATATCGAGTTTTTGGGTTGTcg ATACCCACCAGCAACAATGCAAAGAATAGCAAAATTATCAGAAAAAGTTTCTGCTAAATACAGAGAAAGCAGAAAGAACAAACTGAAGAGGACCTTCGTACAAGCCAGTGACGCCGCCGAGCAGAAAGCTAAAAGGAGTTTCACTAAATAG